A part of Acidimicrobiales bacterium genomic DNA contains:
- the lnt gene encoding apolipoprotein N-acyltransferase, producing MPRSLLVTLAALGAGLLVAAALPPVGVWPLAVAGIAILDRLLAGQGAATRFRRGSLVGAGWLFPTLAWMVDMTLPGYVVAATAYSALVGLAALAVPPGRGRRLALPAALTLVEALRWAWPFGGVPLSTLAMGQAAGPLAAVVRVGGSLLLVAAVATAGVALSAALERRWRPALAGLTVVAALLAAAAVAPDGRGAGRLDVALVQGGGPQGTRASSTDERQVFERHLAASRDVPPGTDLVVWPENVVNVEGPVTETREGPELALLARSLGTTLVAGVVEGDGDAFHNAAVVWAPDGTIVDRYEKVQRVPFGEYVPFRSLLDDLVDLSEVPRDAVVGAGPAVVDSPQGPLAVAISWEIFFPRRGVDGVANGGELLLNPTNGSSYRGILVQSQQIASSRLRAIETGRWVLQVAPTGFSALVTPDGRVVARSAVGEQTVVTGTVERRTGRTLYVRWGDAPVLVLAALALGLAWALAHHHPGARRPAPAAVPATPEPSPAD from the coding sequence ATGCCCCGCTCCCTCCTCGTGACGCTGGCCGCTCTCGGCGCCGGGCTCCTCGTGGCCGCGGCGCTCCCCCCGGTGGGGGTGTGGCCGCTCGCCGTCGCGGGGATCGCGATCCTCGACCGCCTGCTGGCCGGGCAGGGCGCCGCCACCCGCTTCCGCCGGGGGTCGCTCGTCGGTGCCGGCTGGCTCTTCCCCACCCTGGCCTGGATGGTCGACATGACCCTCCCCGGCTACGTCGTCGCCGCCACGGCGTACAGCGCCCTCGTCGGGCTGGCCGCGCTGGCGGTGCCACCCGGGCGGGGCCGACGCCTCGCCCTGCCGGCGGCCCTCACCCTGGTGGAGGCCCTCCGCTGGGCCTGGCCGTTCGGCGGAGTGCCCCTCTCGACCCTGGCCATGGGCCAGGCCGCCGGCCCCCTGGCAGCCGTCGTCCGGGTGGGCGGGAGCCTGCTGCTGGTGGCCGCGGTGGCCACCGCCGGCGTCGCCCTGTCCGCCGCCCTCGAACGGCGCTGGCGGCCGGCCCTCGCCGGCCTGACCGTGGTGGCGGCCCTGCTCGCGGCGGCCGCGGTGGCCCCCGACGGCCGGGGGGCGGGCCGGCTCGACGTCGCCCTGGTGCAGGGCGGCGGGCCCCAGGGCACCCGGGCCTCCTCCACCGACGAGCGCCAGGTGTTCGAGCGCCACCTGGCCGCCAGCCGCGACGTCCCCCCCGGCACCGACCTGGTGGTGTGGCCCGAGAACGTGGTGAACGTCGAGGGCCCCGTCACCGAGACCCGCGAGGGCCCCGAGCTGGCTCTGCTGGCCCGATCGCTCGGCACCACCCTGGTGGCCGGCGTGGTCGAGGGCGACGGCGACGCGTTCCACAACGCGGCGGTGGTGTGGGCCCCCGACGGCACCATCGTCGACCGCTACGAGAAGGTCCAGCGGGTGCCGTTCGGCGAGTACGTGCCCTTCCGCAGCCTGCTCGACGACCTGGTCGACCTGTCGGAGGTCCCCCGGGACGCGGTCGTGGGCGCCGGGCCCGCCGTGGTCGACTCGCCCCAGGGTCCCCTGGCCGTGGCCATCTCGTGGGAGATCTTCTTCCCTCGGCGGGGGGTCGACGGGGTCGCCAACGGCGGCGAGCTGCTGCTCAACCCCACCAACGGCTCGTCGTACCGAGGGATCCTCGTGCAGAGCCAGCAGATCGCCTCGTCGCGGCTACGGGCCATCGAGACCGGGCGCTGGGTGCTCCAGGTGGCCCCGACCGGGTTCAGCGCCCTCGTCACGCCCGACGGCCGGGTCGTGGCCCGCAGCGCGGTCGGCGAGCAGACGGTCGTCACCGGCACCGTCGAGCGCCGCACCGGCCGGACGCTGTACGTGCGCTGGGGCGACGCACCGGTGCTGGTGCTCGCCGCCCTGGCCCTCGGGCTGGCCTGGGCCCTCGCCCACCACCACCCCGGGGCGCGACGGCCGGCCCCGGCGGCGGTGCCGGCGACCCCCGAGCCGAGCCCCGCCGACTGA